A genomic segment from Fusobacteriaceae bacterium encodes:
- the ybaK gene encoding Cys-tRNA(Pro) deacylase, with protein MKKTNALRELDRAKIPYGTREYAVDENDLSATSVALKTGEDLARVFKTLVLTDEKREMLVACIPGADSVDLKKLAKAAGVKRVEMLPLKDLFPMTGYLRGGCSPVGITKRHRTFLHESALRHEKILVSAGLRGLQAELSPKDLAAHLQAVCADIVL; from the coding sequence ATGAAAAAGACAAACGCCCTGCGAGAGCTGGACCGGGCGAAAATCCCTTACGGAACAAGAGAATACGCCGTCGACGAAAACGATCTCTCGGCGACTTCCGTGGCCCTCAAGACCGGCGAGGATCTCGCCCGGGTGTTCAAAACCCTGGTTTTGACCGATGAAAAACGGGAAATGCTCGTGGCCTGCATCCCCGGCGCCGATTCCGTGGATCTCAAAAAACTGGCCAAAGCGGCCGGCGTAAAGCGCGTCGAAATGCTCCCCCTGAAGGATCTTTTCCCGATGACGGGCTATCTCCGGGGCGGCTGCTCCCCTGTGGGGATCACGAAGCGTCACCGAACCTTCTTGCATGAAAGCGCCCTCCGCCATGAAAAAATTCTCGTTAGCGCGGGCCTGCGGGGTCTTCAGGCGGAACTTTCCCCCAAGGACCTGGCCGCGCACCTTCAGGCCGTCTGCGCCGATATCGTCCTGTGA
- the upp gene encoding uracil phosphoribosyltransferase: MAVIEINHPLIQHKLTILRSIETDTKSFRENLNEIAKLMTYEATKGLKVDEFEVTTPLMRMTGYTLSEKVAIVPILRAGLGMVDGILDLLPTAKVGHIGVYRNEETLEPVYYYCKLPEDILTRKVIVVDPMLATGGSAVYAINYLKNVGVKEKDTIFMCLVAAPEGLSKLLNNHPNVDIYTAKIDQGLNDKGYIYPGLGDCGDRIFGTK; encoded by the coding sequence ATGGCAGTAATCGAAATCAATCACCCGCTGATCCAGCATAAGCTGACGATCCTCAGAAGCATCGAAACCGACACGAAATCATTCCGGGAAAATCTCAACGAAATCGCGAAGCTCATGACCTACGAGGCCACCAAGGGGCTGAAAGTCGATGAATTCGAAGTCACGACGCCCCTTATGCGCATGACGGGCTATACGCTCAGCGAAAAAGTCGCCATCGTCCCCATCCTCCGGGCGGGGCTGGGCATGGTGGACGGGATCCTCGATCTGCTGCCGACGGCAAAAGTCGGACATATCGGCGTCTACCGCAACGAGGAGACCCTTGAGCCCGTCTATTATTACTGCAAGCTCCCTGAGGACATCCTCACGAGAAAGGTCATCGTCGTCGATCCCATGCTGGCTACCGGCGGATCGGCCGTCTACGCGATCAATTATCTGAAAAACGTCGGCGTCAAGGAAAAGGACACGATCTTCATGTGTCTCGTGGCGGCGCCCGAGGGGCTTTCCAAATTATTGAACAATCATCCCAACGTCGATATCTATACGGCCAAAATCGACCAGGGTCTGAACGACAAAGGCTATATTTACCCGGGACTGGGCGACTGCGGCGACCGGATCTTCGGGACAAAATAA
- the rpmE gene encoding 50S ribosomal protein L31, translating into MKKGIHPDYHLVDVECSCGEKFQIMSTYGKTDGLKLAVCSKCHPFYTGKAKFVDAAGRVDKFNKKYNRQGN; encoded by the coding sequence ATGAAAAAGGGAATTCATCCGGATTACCATCTGGTAGATGTCGAATGTTCCTGCGGAGAAAAATTTCAAATTATGTCCACGTACGGAAAAACAGACGGTTTGAAGCTGGCTGTTTGTTCCAAGTGCCATCCTTTCTATACGGGAAAAGCCAAGTTCGTCGACGCCGCGGGCCGCGTGGATAAATTCAACAAGAAATATAACAGACAGGGAAATTAG
- a CDS encoding CoA pyrophosphatase: MDWSSVKALTGNERYIIGEKNFLHFAVLMATAELDGGFSLILEKRAAGIRQAGEISFPGGAVEACDKDPRAAAIRETVEELGIGAEDIEIAGKYGAQLTPFGSMIHCYLGRLKIGDPAQFSPQKSEVERILAIPLDFFLRTPPRREKIKTQNLPSAYMMGSNIPEHYHRPWGGFARDVFFWEYEGEVVWGLTAGMIYDLCERLKAGGEAKIT, from the coding sequence ATGGACTGGAGCAGCGTGAAGGCGCTCACCGGCAACGAGCGCTATATCATCGGGGAAAAAAATTTCCTCCATTTCGCGGTCCTGATGGCAACGGCCGAGCTGGATGGAGGATTTTCGCTTATCCTTGAAAAACGGGCGGCCGGGATCCGGCAGGCCGGAGAAATTTCCTTTCCGGGCGGCGCCGTGGAAGCCTGTGACAAAGACCCGCGGGCGGCGGCGATCCGGGAGACTGTCGAAGAATTGGGCATAGGGGCCGAAGACATTGAAATTGCCGGAAAATACGGCGCCCAGCTGACCCCCTTCGGCTCCATGATCCATTGCTATCTGGGGCGTCTCAAGATCGGGGATCCGGCGCAATTCTCCCCGCAAAAGAGCGAAGTGGAACGGATCCTTGCGATTCCGCTGGACTTTTTTCTCCGGACGCCGCCGAGACGGGAAAAAATCAAAACGCAAAACCTCCCTTCGGCCTATATGATGGGGAGCAACATCCCCGAGCATTATCACAGACCCTGGGGAGGATTCGCGCGGGACGTCTTTTTTTGGGAATACGAGGGGGAAGTCGTCTGGGGCCTCACGGCGGGGATGATCTACGATCTTTGCGAAAGGCTCAAGGCAGGCGGGGAGGCGAAAATCACATGA
- the dusB gene encoding tRNA dihydrouridine synthase DusB: MIKIFTAPMAGVTDYTYRGILRRFSPDMTWTEMISVDAMAHGSEKTLGKMLRRHPGDGVQIFGHDPKLAALCAKKLTEMGVRDIDLNAGCPMKKIVHSGNGAALMADPDLVRAILSEMKSAAGPDARLSIKIRTGIRGEKTYLAIGKIAEELGLTHVTLHGRTREQLYTGAADWDCVRRLKESVAIPVIGNGDIYTVRDAVEKIASSHADGVMLARGILGNPWLIGDIRTYFETGRESEEISASERIAMAVAHTRLTRADNPGAPFVYELRKHLCWYLKGLRNSAVLKNRLNRMEDYGEIEAALAAYARELEAENVTNEESRHA; encoded by the coding sequence ATGATCAAAATTTTTACGGCGCCCATGGCCGGTGTGACCGATTATACGTACCGCGGCATATTGCGCCGCTTTTCGCCTGATATGACCTGGACGGAAATGATCAGCGTCGACGCCATGGCCCACGGATCCGAAAAGACCTTGGGGAAAATGCTCCGGCGACATCCGGGGGACGGCGTGCAGATCTTCGGGCACGACCCGAAACTGGCCGCCCTTTGCGCGAAAAAGCTCACGGAAATGGGCGTCAGAGATATTGACTTGAACGCGGGCTGTCCCATGAAAAAAATCGTTCATTCGGGAAACGGCGCGGCGCTCATGGCCGATCCCGACCTTGTCCGGGCCATCCTTTCGGAAATGAAAAGCGCGGCGGGACCCGACGCGCGACTTTCGATCAAAATCCGGACCGGAATCCGCGGCGAAAAAACCTATCTCGCAATCGGAAAAATCGCCGAAGAGCTGGGCCTGACCCATGTGACGCTCCACGGGCGCACCCGGGAGCAGCTGTATACGGGCGCGGCCGATTGGGACTGCGTACGGCGGCTCAAGGAAAGCGTTGCTATCCCCGTGATCGGAAACGGCGACATTTATACGGTCCGGGACGCCGTTGAAAAAATCGCGTCGTCCCATGCCGACGGCGTCATGCTGGCCCGCGGCATTTTGGGCAATCCCTGGCTCATCGGGGACATCCGGACATATTTTGAAACAGGACGCGAAAGCGAAGAAATATCGGCGTCGGAAAGAATCGCCATGGCCGTGGCGCATACGCGGCTGACCCGGGCGGACAACCCCGGCGCGCCCTTTGTCTACGAGCTCCGGAAACACCTTTGCTGGTATCTCAAAGGGCTCCGGAACAGCGCGGTCCTCAAAAACCGCCTGAACCGCATGGAAGACTACGGGGAAATCGAAGCCGCCCTTGCGGCCTATGCCCGGGAGCTTGAAGCGGAAAACGTCACAAACGAGGAGTCCCGCCATGCCTGA
- a CDS encoding TIGR02206 family membrane protein: protein MQEAFKLFGAAHILMMVLGIVGVVVALFLSNVNYRLFPKILAVLILMTKVGELAYRHTIFHEPITNLLPLHLCNISLLLAIAVILFESKFLFQLLYYWSVGAVFAILTPEVKVPVTNFVSMSFFATHFFILYAPLCCIFIYKMKPTKSGLWASFVALNLLCVAVYFINRKLGTNFMYINGMPDFKSPLQFMGKWPYYIIGMEVLFLLLAHLMAIPFRKPKRSQYFYRR, encoded by the coding sequence ATGCAAGAAGCCTTTAAACTGTTCGGAGCGGCGCACATCCTGATGATGGTCCTGGGCATCGTGGGGGTCGTCGTGGCGCTGTTTCTGTCCAACGTCAACTACCGCCTGTTTCCCAAGATCCTGGCCGTCCTGATTTTGATGACAAAGGTCGGGGAACTGGCCTACCGGCATACGATCTTTCACGAGCCGATAACGAATCTGCTGCCTTTGCATCTGTGCAACATCTCCCTGCTGCTGGCCATCGCGGTCATCCTTTTCGAGTCGAAATTCCTGTTCCAGCTGCTGTACTACTGGTCTGTGGGGGCGGTCTTCGCGATCCTGACGCCAGAAGTCAAGGTTCCGGTCACGAATTTTGTCTCCATGAGCTTTTTCGCGACCCATTTCTTTATCCTCTACGCGCCGCTCTGCTGCATCTTCATCTACAAGATGAAACCTACAAAATCAGGGCTTTGGGCGTCTTTCGTGGCGCTGAACCTCCTTTGCGTGGCGGTCTATTTCATCAACCGCAAACTGGGGACCAATTTTATGTATATCAACGGCATGCCCGATTTCAAGTCGCCGCTGCAATTCATGGGCAAATGGCCCTATTACATTATCGGCATGGAGGTTCTGTTCCTTTTGCTGGCGCACCTGATGGCGATCCCCTTCCGGAAGCCCAAGCGCTCGCAATATTTTTACCGGAGGTAA
- a CDS encoding ribonuclease H family protein, with the protein MGKIYGWYLEIEGKNGLCETWEECRARVAGKKARYKSFVSREACEAWLAVGAPYEKKKPPEALSPGIYFDAGTGRGLGVEVRVTDESGRSLIKSDFHAFPKNEFDNIFLGKERTNNFGELLGLAIALTIAGEKKIRAVFGDSRLVIDFWSRGRCHEENLDPDTVKLISWVARQRSKFEALGGAVSHIPGDLNPADLGFHK; encoded by the coding sequence TTGGGTAAAATTTACGGCTGGTACCTTGAAATTGAGGGAAAAAATGGGCTTTGCGAGACCTGGGAGGAATGCAGGGCAAGGGTCGCCGGGAAAAAAGCCCGCTACAAATCCTTTGTTTCCCGCGAGGCTTGCGAGGCCTGGCTCGCGGTGGGCGCTCCCTATGAAAAGAAAAAACCGCCCGAGGCGCTTTCCCCCGGGATCTACTTTGACGCGGGCACCGGCAGAGGCCTGGGCGTCGAGGTCAGGGTCACCGACGAAAGCGGGCGCTCCCTCATCAAAAGCGATTTTCACGCTTTTCCCAAAAATGAATTCGACAACATTTTTTTGGGAAAGGAGCGGACGAACAATTTCGGCGAATTGCTGGGCCTTGCCATTGCCTTGACGATCGCCGGGGAAAAAAAGATCCGCGCCGTTTTCGGCGACAGCCGCCTGGTGATCGATTTCTGGTCCAGAGGGCGCTGCCATGAGGAAAATCTCGATCCGGACACCGTCAAGCTCATTTCCTGGGTAGCCCGGCAGCGAAGCAAATTTGAAGCCCTCGGGGGGGCGGTTTCCCATATCCCGGGAGATCTCAATCCCGCCGATCTGGGATTCCATAAATAA
- the trxA gene encoding thioredoxin, whose product MYGLVNLNDSTFDAGMFNPGQVVLLEFWADWCGPCKVMGPIVEEISKETQTTVYKVDVDDNPGLAGRFGIKSVPSMVILKEGKAVDQLTGLISRSQLKEILSKHCA is encoded by the coding sequence ATGTATGGTTTGGTAAATCTGAATGACAGCACCTTTGACGCCGGCATGTTTAATCCCGGACAGGTGGTGCTCCTGGAGTTCTGGGCGGACTGGTGCGGACCCTGCAAGGTCATGGGGCCCATCGTGGAGGAAATCTCGAAAGAAACGCAGACGACGGTCTATAAAGTGGATGTGGACGACAATCCCGGTCTCGCCGGCCGCTTCGGCATCAAGAGCGTGCCGTCCATGGTGATCCTCAAGGAAGGAAAGGCCGTGGACCAGCTGACGGGGCTTATTTCCAGGAGCCAGTTGAAGGAAATCCTTTCAAAACATTGCGCATGA
- the rfaE2 gene encoding D-glycero-beta-D-manno-heptose 1-phosphate adenylyltransferase, translated as MILTRAEAAATVARLKARGKVTVFTNGVFDILHTGHLRYLTEARKQGDYLIVGLNSDESVKKIKGPARPVNGEADRAELLDGLKPVCDVVIFSEETPTALLDELKPAVHVKGGDYTKDALPETAVVEKNGGEVRILSFVPGKSTTATIAAIQEAGRAEGEK; from the coding sequence ATGATACTCACCAGAGCGGAAGCGGCGGCGACCGTTGCCCGGCTCAAGGCGCGGGGCAAAGTGACCGTTTTCACCAACGGGGTTTTTGATATTCTGCACACGGGGCATCTGCGCTACCTGACGGAAGCGAGAAAACAGGGCGATTATCTGATCGTCGGCCTCAATTCCGACGAATCGGTCAAAAAAATCAAAGGACCCGCGCGGCCCGTCAACGGGGAAGCGGACCGGGCGGAGCTTTTGGACGGGCTCAAACCCGTCTGCGACGTCGTGATCTTTTCCGAGGAGACGCCGACAGCTCTCCTTGACGAACTCAAACCCGCCGTCCATGTGAAGGGCGGCGATTACACAAAAGATGCGCTTCCCGAGACGGCCGTTGTCGAAAAAAACGGCGGGGAAGTGCGGATTTTATCCTTTGTGCCGGGAAAATCGACGACGGCGACCATAGCCGCAATCCAAGAGGCCGGTCGCGCCGAAGGAGAGAAATAG
- the tsaB gene encoding tRNA (adenosine(37)-N6)-threonylcarbamoyltransferase complex dimerization subunit type 1 TsaB codes for MLILAIDTASKTGSAALYESGRGLLGELTVRPGTNHSAVATKLIETLFELTERKIGEIDRVAVTVGPGSYTGIRIGLALAKGLCYACGKDIVGVSTLDVLAAQIARRGEEIVPMLDARGGRVYAARYAYGAAEFPERTGEIENIDIDALLDALDPSKETLFTGEGALVNAERIRARFDEKALVAPEILTIPGAGTIARIAMSRTPDKLFSLEARYAGKSQAERNKERREIQNG; via the coding sequence TTGCTGATATTGGCCATTGATACGGCATCAAAGACCGGGAGCGCGGCCCTTTACGAAAGCGGAAGGGGGCTTCTGGGGGAGCTTACCGTAAGGCCCGGGACCAATCATTCGGCCGTGGCGACAAAGCTGATCGAAACGCTGTTTGAGCTGACGGAGCGGAAAATCGGCGAAATCGACCGGGTTGCGGTTACGGTGGGGCCCGGTTCCTATACGGGCATACGGATCGGTCTCGCCCTTGCCAAAGGACTTTGTTACGCGTGCGGAAAGGATATCGTCGGGGTATCCACGCTGGATGTTCTGGCGGCGCAGATTGCCCGCCGGGGAGAGGAGATTGTCCCCATGCTGGACGCCCGGGGCGGACGCGTGTACGCGGCCCGCTACGCCTACGGGGCCGCGGAGTTTCCCGAAAGGACCGGAGAGATTGAAAATATAGACATTGACGCGCTGCTGGACGCCCTGGACCCCTCGAAAGAGACGCTCTTTACCGGAGAAGGCGCCCTGGTCAACGCGGAGCGAATCCGCGCGCGGTTTGACGAAAAAGCGCTTGTGGCGCCGGAAATTTTGACGATTCCCGGCGCTGGAACGATCGCCCGGATCGCGATGTCGCGGACGCCCGACAAGCTTTTTTCCCTTGAGGCCCGATACGCCGGGAAATCCCAGGCCGAACGGAACAAGGAGCGCCGGGAAATCCAAAACGGTTAA
- a CDS encoding D-cysteine desulfhydrase family protein: protein MLKKLSLGNFPTKIEPLPKLSAELGKSLYIKRDDQTGTEFSGNKIRKLEYAVAEALEQGATTLITCGGIQSNHCRATAAAAVRLGLKSILVLRSDEAPKVEGNYLLDLLLGAEIRLISSQDYAERLPEILTDIAAGLPKKGEKGYIMPSGASNGVGMLGYFSAFQEITAQEEAMGIRFDTIVCAAGSGGTYAGLCAANKVSGKGKDILGVCVGGNAASFVGKCAEIAEESKKYLDLPDLSLTPADIHIVDGYVGRGYALSTPEELAFIRKVASTEGIVVDPVYTGKTLYGLWHEIKKGNLPKAKNILFIHTGGLFGLFPKQDEFGL from the coding sequence ATGCTGAAAAAACTATCCTTAGGCAATTTCCCTACGAAGATCGAGCCGCTGCCCAAGCTCTCGGCGGAGCTGGGGAAATCACTCTACATCAAAAGGGACGACCAGACCGGAACGGAATTTTCCGGAAACAAGATCCGAAAACTGGAATACGCCGTGGCGGAAGCCCTGGAACAGGGCGCGACGACCCTCATCACCTGCGGCGGCATCCAGTCCAACCACTGCCGGGCCACGGCGGCCGCCGCCGTTCGTCTGGGGCTAAAGTCCATCCTCGTCCTCCGCTCGGACGAAGCGCCCAAGGTCGAAGGCAACTATCTCCTGGATTTGCTCCTGGGGGCGGAAATCAGACTGATCTCAAGCCAAGACTACGCCGAGCGCCTGCCGGAGATACTCACAGACATCGCCGCCGGGCTTCCGAAAAAAGGGGAAAAGGGCTATATCATGCCAAGCGGCGCGTCCAACGGCGTCGGCATGCTCGGCTATTTTTCGGCTTTTCAGGAAATCACGGCCCAGGAAGAGGCCATGGGCATCCGCTTTGACACCATCGTCTGCGCCGCGGGCTCGGGCGGCACTTACGCCGGGCTTTGCGCCGCCAACAAAGTTTCAGGGAAGGGGAAGGACATCCTGGGCGTCTGCGTCGGCGGTAACGCGGCTTCTTTTGTCGGCAAATGCGCGGAAATCGCCGAAGAAAGCAAAAAATATCTCGATTTGCCCGATCTTTCGCTCACCCCCGCCGATATCCACATCGTCGACGGCTATGTGGGCCGAGGTTACGCCCTTTCCACCCCGGAGGAACTCGCTTTTATCCGGAAGGTGGCCTCCACCGAAGGGATCGTCGTGGATCCGGTCTACACCGGAAAGACGCTCTACGGGCTCTGGCACGAGATCAAAAAGGGAAACCTCCCCAAGGCGAAAAACATCCTGTTCATTCATACGGGCGGTCTTTTCGGCCTTTTCCCGAAACAGGACGAATTCGGTCTCTAA
- the tsaE gene encoding tRNA (adenosine(37)-N6)-threonylcarbamoyltransferase complex ATPase subunit type 1 TsaE, translated as MSFDEINALAKDFAEKARPGDVIVLEGELGTGKTAFARAFAKGLGVRGSVKSPTFNYVLEYRDGRLPLYHFDCYRIADPAEIFEIGYDEYVGGDGVALLEWGERIADYLPEAFTRIRFCYVPEDGAAGGAANEEKRIVEIRFTGKKEGEEHC; from the coding sequence ATGAGTTTTGATGAAATTAACGCCCTGGCCAAGGATTTTGCCGAAAAAGCCCGGCCCGGCGACGTCATCGTCCTTGAGGGCGAGCTGGGGACGGGGAAAACGGCTTTCGCCCGGGCCTTCGCCAAGGGTCTCGGCGTCAGGGGAAGCGTCAAAAGCCCGACGTTTAACTATGTGCTCGAATACAGGGACGGGCGGCTTCCGCTTTATCACTTTGACTGCTACCGGATCGCGGACCCCGCCGAGATTTTTGAGATCGGCTATGACGAATATGTGGGCGGAGACGGCGTGGCTCTCCTCGAGTGGGGGGAGCGGATCGCGGACTACCTGCCTGAAGCGTTTACGCGGATACGGTTTTGCTACGTCCCCGAAGACGGGGCGGCGGGCGGCGCCGCAAACGAAGAAAAGCGGATCGTGGAAATCCGTTTCACGGGAAAGAAGGAGGGAGAAGAACATTGCTGA
- the mutS gene encoding DNA mismatch repair protein MutS, with protein sequence MPEETPLMRQYKEIKAQHSDCLLFYRMGDFYEMFFEDAVTASRELGLTLTKRNKEKGIDVPLAGVPHHAIGGYLAKLLARGYKVAICDQTEDPRFAKGIVKRAVTRIVTPGTIIDPEYLDEKTNNYLLGIKLTETTCALAWVDVTTGEFRAAELKGANLFFRLLGEINKIKPREILLEEKTYGAYAGKLAGAAALDNVTTGSREEVKDAARYIKDWFHVVSVESFGLAGKAEALSVSAMLLSYLDELQKGNALPVEKIVYTNPDGLMELNVNTQKNLELFESYREKGTYGTLIWVLDQCVTAMGSRLLKVFLKNPVLDRGEIEKRQRETAFFVDDVILREDVRKGLREIYDIERIMGKLVLGNENGKDLTALKLSIRNALALAEILKDKLSFPVDAQGLGAIADVIDRTLVEDPPFSVREGGMIKAGCDAELDELHDISRNGRDYLAELEAREREKTGIKGLKVKYNKVFGYFIEITKTNEKLVPPEYIRRQTLVNAERYTLPELKDLEEKILSADEKTAELEYTLFKALTNEIKTHRKELLDLAYRIAWLDVIADFAHVAVKNNYTRPEIVEGTSLSVTGGRHPVVEKLIPPGEYVKNNVEFTAEKKLIILTGPNMSGKSTYMKQIALILIMAHMGCYVPADAARIPVTDKIFTRIGASDDLLSGQSTFMLEMSEVANIVNSATESSFILLDEIGRGTSTFDGISIATAITEYIHEKINAKTIFATHYHELTQLEEKLRRAANYRIEVREAGTEILFLREIVKGGADKSYGIEVARMAGLPREILLRSREILHKLEDRKELIESRIDGSQLQLFEAADLPGSGTGDYGRLREREAERSRERERETKERLVLSLLKDTDADNLTPLEALMKISQWKKML encoded by the coding sequence ATGCCTGAGGAAACCCCGCTCATGAGGCAATATAAGGAAATCAAAGCGCAACACAGCGATTGCCTGCTGTTTTACCGCATGGGCGATTTTTATGAAATGTTTTTTGAGGACGCCGTGACGGCCTCCCGGGAACTGGGCCTGACGCTCACGAAACGGAACAAGGAAAAAGGGATCGACGTGCCGCTTGCGGGCGTTCCCCACCACGCGATCGGGGGATATCTCGCGAAACTTCTGGCCAGAGGCTACAAGGTCGCCATTTGCGATCAGACCGAAGATCCGCGTTTTGCCAAAGGGATCGTCAAACGGGCCGTGACCCGGATCGTGACGCCCGGGACGATCATAGACCCCGAATACCTCGATGAAAAAACAAACAACTATCTGCTCGGGATAAAGCTCACGGAGACGACGTGCGCCCTGGCCTGGGTAGACGTCACAACCGGGGAATTTCGGGCCGCGGAGCTCAAAGGGGCCAATCTCTTCTTCAGGCTTTTGGGGGAAATCAACAAAATCAAACCCCGGGAGATTCTCCTTGAGGAAAAAACCTACGGCGCCTACGCCGGAAAATTGGCGGGCGCGGCCGCCCTGGATAACGTGACCACGGGCAGCCGGGAAGAAGTGAAAGACGCCGCCCGCTATATCAAAGACTGGTTTCACGTGGTTTCCGTGGAAAGCTTCGGCCTTGCCGGAAAAGCGGAGGCGCTGTCGGTCAGCGCCATGCTGCTGTCTTATCTCGACGAGCTCCAGAAGGGAAACGCGCTCCCCGTCGAAAAAATCGTCTACACGAATCCCGACGGGCTCATGGAGCTAAACGTCAACACCCAGAAAAATCTTGAACTCTTCGAAAGCTATCGGGAAAAGGGAACTTACGGGACATTGATCTGGGTTCTCGACCAATGCGTGACAGCCATGGGCTCCCGGCTCCTCAAGGTATTTTTGAAAAATCCGGTCCTGGACCGGGGAGAAATCGAAAAAAGACAAAGGGAAACGGCCTTTTTCGTCGATGACGTGATCCTGCGGGAAGACGTCAGAAAGGGCCTCAGGGAGATTTATGACATAGAGCGGATCATGGGAAAGCTCGTGCTCGGAAACGAAAACGGCAAGGACCTCACGGCCCTCAAACTCTCGATCCGGAACGCCCTGGCCCTGGCTGAAATCCTGAAAGACAAGCTGAGTTTTCCCGTGGACGCCCAAGGCTTGGGGGCCATTGCCGACGTCATCGACCGGACCCTCGTGGAGGATCCGCCCTTTTCCGTGCGGGAAGGGGGCATGATCAAAGCGGGCTGTGACGCGGAATTGGATGAGTTACACGACATTTCCCGAAACGGCAGGGACTATCTCGCGGAGCTGGAAGCGAGGGAGCGGGAAAAAACCGGCATCAAGGGTCTCAAAGTCAAATATAACAAAGTGTTCGGCTATTTTATCGAAATCACCAAGACAAACGAAAAACTCGTCCCGCCCGAATACATCAGGCGGCAGACGCTGGTCAACGCCGAGCGCTACACGCTGCCCGAGCTGAAGGACCTTGAGGAAAAAATCCTTTCGGCCGACGAAAAGACGGCCGAGCTGGAATATACCCTGTTTAAGGCGCTGACCAATGAAATCAAAACCCATCGGAAGGAACTGCTCGACCTCGCCTACCGGATCGCCTGGCTTGACGTCATCGCGGATTTTGCCCATGTGGCCGTGAAAAACAACTACACGCGGCCCGAGATCGTCGAAGGCACGAGCCTTTCCGTGACGGGAGGGCGCCATCCGGTCGTGGAAAAACTCATTCCCCCCGGGGAATACGTCAAAAACAACGTGGAATTCACGGCGGAAAAAAAGCTGATTATCCTGACCGGACCCAACATGTCGGGAAAGTCCACCTACATGAAGCAGATCGCGCTGATCCTCATCATGGCCCATATGGGCTGCTATGTGCCGGCGGACGCGGCGCGGATCCCCGTGACCGACAAGATCTTTACGCGGATCGGGGCCAGCGACGACCTCCTTTCGGGGCAGTCGACATTTATGCTGGAGATGAGCGAGGTGGCCAATATCGTCAACAGCGCCACGGAAAGCTCCTTTATCCTCCTTGACGAAATCGGCCGCGGAACGTCAACCTTTGACGGAATCTCCATCGCGACCGCCATTACGGAATACATTCACGAAAAAATCAACGCCAAAACCATCTTCGCGACCCACTATCACGAGCTGACCCAGCTGGAGGAAAAACTCCGGCGGGCGGCCAATTACCGCATAGAGGTCAGGGAAGCGGGGACGGAGATCCTGTTTCTCAGGGAAATCGTCAAGGGTGGCGCCGACAAGTCCTACGGCATCGAAGTCGCTAGGATGGCGGGCCTTCCGAGGGAGATTCTGCTCCGGTCCCGGGAAATCCTCCACAAGCTTGAGGACAGAAAAGAACTGATCGAAAGCCGGATAGACGGCAGTCAGCTCCAGCTCTTTGAAGCGGCGGATCTGCCCGGATCGGGAACCGGCGACTACGGACGCCTGCGGGAAAGGGAAGCGGAACGGTCCCGGGAACGGGAGCGGGAAACAAAGGAAAGACTTGTCCTTTCGCTCCTCAAGGATACGGACGCCGACAATCTGACGCCCTTGGAGGCGCTGATGAAAATCAGCCAGTGGAAAAAAATGCTCTGA